In the genome of Cydia strobilella chromosome Z, ilCydStro3.1, whole genome shotgun sequence, one region contains:
- the LOC134754089 gene encoding sodium/potassium/calcium exchanger 3-like, whose product MPGLKLLAAVLCIFISHVLATEEFNVTDQTVYLAVVNKNGDIVYMKEELSRKLEEERDVWHWTPWMRTRTELYDNVLAESECVDGNSIESFPDGLFDDDQLRAGAFILYAIFGIYSFTLLAIVCNDFFIPCVENICEDLKIPQNVAAATFMSVATSAPEFFVNVIATFITESDMGIGTIIGSAIFNALGVAAIGGIAAIRVIKIEPVPVTRDVLIYIVNVSVLVVIVWDGQVDWYEALVLAILYILYFVLMFNSVRLFVFLSKLFNKCFKRQSEDINERASIPNKEELDKPVEEGVEDKHVNGHAVNGDSKNAGADDSCKPKKSLFRFPKEKGWPYKCWWLYTWPLKLVLGTTVPSPVTRRKWYPFAFFMCIIWIGVNSYCVTWSMTVLGHTFFIPDSVMGMTFLAFGGCLPEACSIFIMSRRGEGGMGVSNALGANSLAILFALGVPWLIRSLTLLARGEDPVVYINSAGIDFVVGSLLVAVACLWITLYIGKFTLRKRVGCVLAVFYAIFITFAILVEMGIILDRSVAFCG is encoded by the exons ATGCCGGGTCTCAAGCTCCTTGCCGCAGTTCTTTGCATCTTCATATCACATGTCTTGGCAACAGAAGAATTTA ATGTCACTGACCAAACGGTGTATTTAGCTGTAGTCAATAAAAATGGGGACATAGTTTATATGAAGGAAGAGTTGTCGAGAAAATTGGAGGAGGAGCGAGATGTGTGGCACTGGACGCCGTGGATGCGCACCAGAACAGAACTCTACGATAATGTCTTAGCCGAGTCAGAGTGCGTTGACGGTAATTCGATCGAGAGTTTTCCCGACGGATTATTTGACG ATGATCAGTTGCGAGCAGGAGCGTTCATCCTATATGCGATTTTCGGCATATATTCGTTCACACTGCTGGCTATAGTATGCAACGACTTCTTTATACCGTGCGTGGAAAATATATGCGAGGATTTAAAAATACCACAG AATGTGGCAGCAGCGACGTTCATGTCAGTGGCGACGTCGGCTCCGGAGTTTTTCGTTAACGTTATCGCTACATTTATCACCGAATCTGACATGGGCATCGGGACCATCATCGGCTCTGCCATCTTTAACGCCCTAGGCGTAGCCGCAATCGGCGGCATTGCTGCTATCAGA GTAATCAAAATCGAGCCCGTGCCAGTTACTAGAGATGTTCTCATTTACATTGTGAATGTTAGCGTTCTGGTAGTCATCGTGTGGGATGGCCAGGTGGACTGGTACGAGGCTCTGGTACTGGCCATATTGTATATCCTCTACTTCGTCCTTATGTTCAACAGCGTCCGGCTGTTCGTGTTCCTTAGCAAGCTATTCAACAAGTGCTTCAAGCGTCAAAGTGAAGACA TAAACGAGCGGGCTAGCATTCCAAATAAAGAAGAACTTGACAAACCTGTGGAAGAAGGCGTGGAAGACAAACATGTCAACGGCCATGCCGTCAACGGCGACAGCAAGAATGCAGGCGCCG atgactCATGTAAACCTAAGAAGAGTTTGTTCAGGTTCCCAAAAGAGAAAGGCTGGCCATATAAGTGTTGGTGGTTGTACACGTGGCCGCTGAAGTTGGTGCTGGGAACGACGGTGCCCTCGCCGGTCACGAGACGGAAGTGGTACCCGTTCGCTTTCTTCATGTGCATCATCTGGATCGGAGTCAACTCTTACTGCGTCACGTGGAGCATGACAGTTCTAG GTCACACATTCTTCATTCCCGACTCGGTTATGGGGATGACATTCCTGGCCTTCGGAGGGTGCCTACCTGAAGCGTGTTCTATATTCATCATGTCTAGAAGAG GCGAGGGTGGCATGGGAGTCTCGAACGCGTTAGGGGCCAACTCCTTGGCTATCTTGTTCGCCTTGGGTGTGCCCTGGCTGATCCGCTCGCTGACGCTGCTTGCGCGGGGCGAAGATCCCGTTGTGTACATAAATTCCGCTGGCATCGACTTTGTAGTAGGCTCTTTATTAGTAGCGGTCGCTTGTCTTTGGATAACTCTATACATAGGAAAGTTTACTCTCAGAAAAAGAGTGGGGTGTGTTCTAGCTGTATTTTATGCAATTTTCATAACTTTTGCTATTCTTGTCGAAATGGGCATAATCTTGGATAGGTCAGTCGCATTCTGTGGTTAA